The Macrobrachium rosenbergii isolate ZJJX-2024 chromosome 14, ASM4041242v1, whole genome shotgun sequence sequence AGACCAAGGAGAGAGGGAAGAATGTGCACATTCATCCACAGGTGATCCTGAAGAACAGCTTGACAATGAGGAAGAGAAAGTTGATGAAGGGTTTCAAGAACACGTCTTCTTTATCATTTCTTGAGTCTTGCTAATCTTAAATGCCAAATGGGTGGACAAGCAAGAACTAAAGACACTGACATTAAAGCAGCAACTGAGGGTCCACCACTTGGGGACTACTACTACAGGAGGATTCTCCCTCCTTCATGGAAGCTGAGGAAGCAGCCACAGGAGCTGCAGCAGACATAGCAACAGCAGCTGGCAAAGAAGAGAGCTTCTCCATAGCTAGGTTGTCATAAAGGTAGCTACAGGTGGAATACCTGGGATGTTGGGCATGGGTCATATCTTTTGCAGATACTCTAACAAAGGCAGCTTCCTCATACCTGGAACATCATAGTCAATTAAGGAATAGAGAGTGTGGTGAAATCTGGCAATAGATGCtgatggatttggagtccacttacgacatctgaggagtcaaggtattgatccccttcacctgttcttccatcttctatgccaaggacAGAgcagatgagagatggtcctaagagggcacatctctgtctGATGACTCTTGTAAGGGCATGcgcagagcacgggacaggaaaCCTAAACGAGAGTCACGTGCCActcagggaacagttccctgggacagcaagaccaaagaagcttctcatccatagTTAATCTCAattgaggagaaaaaggctacttcagatagaagattAAGTTGCAAGGGCCTGCATTTTTcacaaaagaaagggagagaagcaaccctcagcgaagaagatgaggaagtccagacttgaagagcgactctgacccgagaagaagttccgtcaacaacaccaaccagtgaagacggatccagtccctgggacagcgTTGCAGaagacttcaagagatatccaacTATATCCATTGCCATTCAGCGaaaaagcctatgcttgcaaggaaagatGGACGGTCTCctagtcctgaacacacagggatgtactgcctgaagaaccacttcttgtgtagctgctacaggaggttgggtcagataccttggaagcagagctatcaggtcaggTGAAAGGCGAAGTCCTCCAGCACTTGTttgtaactcagggtgagcaatgcttgtgaacccctagcgaaacagacaaatatggtGGGAAAAACATAGATATCGATTTTCCCAAAAAGAAAGCATGCCTAACCGtagcggcccatgggtctggtacgAAGGAGCGAGAAATCTGCCGACTTTGTTGTGCCGGGAGGCAACAGAGAGACAGTGGGATCTCTCAGCCCGAGTCAAGGAGAGTGCTTTTGCCTAGGCAAagcagtctcccgaggagagcggagcggctcgtgTGAGCCAAATCGCATGCTCACTTCGCCCAAGCCAGGCTGGCTGTGTgggcgtggccggggactgggaggagtcgagcgcgcGTCTGGCTGGcacgagcttgcgctgtcctctggacatGCCCCCGTCTTCTTCAAGGCCGTatcctctcgggaagactgagcaggggacctcttctccgtCTCTCCTGGTGTTCGGCCCTGAGGGGCCAAAGCGTAATCCCaagaacctgacttggcactcccAGGAGTGCCTGCAGGAAGAGCTgggtctgtacggcgagaagtttctcccgtatcagcctggggtacctgggtctccttggagacccaggtactcggagcaactcgcgtACGAGTGTCTGATgtggactcgctggccttagaagcaggaatTTTCTTAGGCACGGCGGGGGGAGtgcagaccttggtctgcacgcccttggctcccgatgccACTGACCCAGAAGtcagggcagcggttccctgatccgtggatcgggaagagccgacgagagatcccactgccttccctgtggaaggaggcagtcccttggaAGTCTCGGTGCGAGACTTCTCAGGGcggggagaggcagacttcttcttcttcggccgtGAAGCCTcggtaggagaagaagaagaggcagcagacaaagatgatgacgaagacgaagacgaagatgatGGCACCTttctagacctcttcttcttcttcttcaccatcttcttCAGTATCGCTGTCAGGTCCCCATACCAAGCAGGCGCAGCCGAAGACTCAGGAACAGGAGGagaggctgcagcagaaggcgcATCCCGGGTAGAGACTGtggtgctcgggccagcacttACCTGGGCAGGAGCAACCGCATGTTGGCCAGGAATGAAAGTAGGCGGGGCCAGGAATGCAGGCACGGGTGGTGCTTGGGCAGCCAGGCCAGGACGCACCAGAGTCGAAGGTATGGGGAGAGGAAAAGACGAAGTGCCAGGTTGGATCGAGAAGCGAGAAGCCGGAACCATAGTTGAAAtcgggccagggtcagcaacgggaGCAGGATCAGTCACATATGGAAGAgttgacgtcaccatgtaggaggggcctgGTCGCGCAAACGTGGCCAGGAACCCAGGTGGCAGCGGTACTGCATGATGCATGGCAGGGGCAGCCTAGACCTGGGTATCCAGGTGCGAAGCTACCAACACCGGGAGCTTGGTGGACCCTGACATGGTGACCGAGGTTGTGGTGATTGTCGCTGCAGAGTGAGT is a genomic window containing:
- the LOC136845481 gene encoding uncharacterized protein; protein product: MHHAVPLPPGFLATFARPGPSYMVTSTLPYVTDPAPVADPGPISTMVPASRFSIQPGTSSFPLPIPSTLVRPGLAAQAPPVPAFLAPPTFIPGQHAVAPAQVSAGPSTTVSTRDAPSAAASPPVPESSAAPAWYGDLTAILKKMVKKKKKRSRKVPSSSSSSSSSSLSAASSSSPTEASRPKKKKSASPRPEKSRTETSKGLPPSTGKAVGSLVGSSRSTDQGTAALTSGSVASGAKGVQTKVCTPPAVPKKIPASKASESTSDTRTRVAPSTWVSKETQVPQADTGETSRRTDPALPAGTPGSAKSGSWDYALAPQGRTPGETEKRSPAQSSREDTALKKTGACPEDSASSCQPDARSTPPSPRPRPHSQPGLGEVSMRFGSHEPLRSPRETALPRQKHSP